One genomic segment of Flavobacteriaceae bacterium includes these proteins:
- a CDS encoding DUF4270 family protein has translation MKTVITVSCLTLLLIGVISCEKDFIDIGSSIINNNEFNVKDTILEVVVTEKPVTSVRADGFSLGGALGQYLLGVYNNANYEKIEASVISQLLINPIARVVDMDYGADTTVVTKIDTVYLKLPYQSTLRTDGSNEYDLDSIIGNRNAPFNLNIYQISTFLNTLNPMNPAVSNSFQSNAVYQTISAELNADVNYQFIPKASDTIVIVSRKLHDGSIYDKDTIKLTRSIPFARVPLKNDLLKQLFLDRYQTADFATQEAFNNYFRGILLEASGNTGSLISFNFNNPTTEFVPSIEIYYTNTVLASGAVIDTIKKNDSFRLSGVRNSIYKMTPNNPSPSGSFQIQGTAGSHADITVFGPDANNNNLSDQIEALRPRNWLINDVSLTFHINQDIVGFDTIATPFRLFLYKNGEGQNLNPSQIKDILSEGTGIFGGILELTTEKKPDKYTFRITDYVSDLLSGATNYLPPLTLKVFNPTDIPTNNADTIVNTYNWNPKAVMLLNHLPTNGDRRAQLKISYSEKINN, from the coding sequence ATGAAAACAGTGATAACGGTTAGTTGTTTGACTTTACTGTTGATTGGTGTGATTTCGTGTGAAAAAGATTTCATCGATATTGGCTCATCTATTATTAACAACAACGAATTTAATGTTAAAGATACCATATTGGAAGTTGTGGTGACGGAAAAACCCGTTACCAGTGTAAGAGCAGATGGTTTCTCACTGGGAGGAGCTTTAGGTCAGTATTTGTTAGGCGTATATAATAATGCTAATTATGAAAAAATAGAAGCTTCCGTAATTTCTCAATTATTAATTAATCCTATTGCCAGAGTTGTGGATATGGATTATGGAGCAGATACAACTGTTGTTACTAAAATAGATACTGTTTATTTAAAATTACCGTACCAATCTACATTAAGAACTGACGGTTCCAATGAATATGATTTGGATTCTATTATCGGGAATAGAAATGCGCCTTTTAATCTGAATATTTACCAAATATCAACATTTTTAAATACGCTGAATCCCATGAATCCGGCTGTTTCCAATTCCTTTCAGTCCAATGCAGTCTACCAAACCATTTCTGCTGAATTAAATGCTGATGTAAATTATCAATTTATTCCAAAAGCGAGCGATACCATAGTTATTGTAAGCAGAAAGTTGCATGATGGAAGTATTTATGATAAAGATACTATCAAATTAACACGCAGTATTCCATTTGCCAGAGTACCACTTAAAAATGACCTGTTAAAACAATTGTTTTTAGACAGATATCAAACAGCAGATTTTGCAACACAGGAAGCCTTTAATAATTATTTCAGAGGAATTCTCCTGGAAGCAAGCGGAAATACAGGATCTTTAATTTCTTTTAATTTTAATAACCCTACTACCGAATTCGTCCCGTCAATAGAAATCTATTATACAAATACGGTGTTAGCTTCGGGAGCAGTGATTGATACGATAAAAAAAAATGATTCTTTTAGATTGTCCGGAGTTAGAAACAGTATTTATAAAATGACACCCAATAATCCTTCGCCTTCGGGAAGTTTTCAAATTCAAGGTACGGCAGGAAGCCATGCAGATATTACTGTTTTTGGACCAGATGCCAATAATAATAACCTCTCTGATCAAATAGAAGCACTAAGGCCAAGAAACTGGCTGATCAACGATGTGTCCTTAACCTTTCATATAAATCAGGATATTGTCGGATTTGATACCATAGCAACACCATTCAGGCTGTTTTTATACAAAAACGGGGAGGGTCAAAATTTAAATCCCTCACAGATTAAAGATATATTATCCGAAGGAACAGGTATTTTTGGAGGGATATTAGAGTTGACTACTGAGAAAAAACCAGATAAGTATACTTTTAGAATTACGGATTATGTATCCGACTTATTAAGTGGAGCGACAAATTATTTACCTCCTTTAACACTTAAAGTTTTTAACCCTACGGATATACCGACAAACAATGCAGATACGATTGTTAATACATATAACTGGAATCCCAAAGCTGTGATGCTCTTAAATCATTTACCAACGAATGGGGACAGAAGAGCTCAATTAAAGATTTCGTATTCTGAAAAAATAAATAACTAG
- the glmS gene encoding glutamine--fructose-6-phosphate transaminase (isomerizing) has translation MCGITGYLGYRKAYPIVINGLKRLEYRGYDSAGIMMFDGKQMNLSKTKGKVSDLERIIEQEPYRKEGNIGVGHTRWATHGVPNYLNSHPHFSESGDLVIVHNGIIENYDTLKKELISRGYIFKTDTDTEVLVNLIEEVKKQEQCKLGKAMQIALTQVIGAYAIAVFDKTKTNEIVVARLGSPIAIGIGKNNNEFFVASDASPFIEYTKDAVYLEDEEMAIIKLNKEIKVRKIKDDSLVDTKIQELQLSLEEIEKGGYEHFMLKEIYEQPKAIVDTYRGRMLPDKGIIRMAGVDNNLERFLNADRIIIVACGTSWHAGLVGEYLLEDMARIPVEVEYASEFRYRNPIITSNDIVIAISQSGETADTLAAIKLAKSKGAFVFGICNVVGSSIARESQAGAYTHAGPEIGVASTKAFTTQITLLSLISLKLARAKGTLSHSTFHMYLQKMQLIPEKVQKLLEIDEKVKEIAAVFKDAKNCLYLGRGFNFPVALEGALKLKEISYIHAEGYPAAEMKHGPIALIDQDMPIFVIATNKGHYEKVVSNIQEIKSRAGKIIAIVTEGDVTVKEIADYVIEIPETEEALTPLLTTIPFQLLSYHIAVMLEKNVDQPRNLAKSVTVE, from the coding sequence ATGTGTGGAATTACGGGTTATTTAGGCTATAGGAAAGCATATCCCATAGTCATAAACGGACTCAAAAGGTTAGAATACAGAGGCTATGACAGTGCAGGAATCATGATGTTTGACGGAAAACAAATGAACCTGTCTAAAACAAAAGGAAAAGTTTCCGATTTGGAAAGAATAATAGAACAAGAGCCCTATAGAAAAGAAGGAAATATCGGTGTAGGTCATACACGATGGGCAACACACGGAGTGCCAAATTATTTGAATTCACATCCTCATTTTTCCGAATCGGGTGATTTGGTAATCGTACACAATGGAATTATAGAAAATTATGATACCTTAAAAAAAGAGCTGATTTCCAGAGGGTATATCTTTAAAACAGATACCGATACAGAAGTCTTAGTCAACTTAATAGAAGAAGTAAAAAAACAAGAGCAATGTAAATTAGGGAAAGCTATGCAAATAGCTTTAACTCAGGTTATAGGGGCATATGCAATTGCGGTTTTTGATAAAACAAAAACAAATGAAATAGTTGTTGCCAGATTGGGAAGCCCGATTGCAATTGGTATAGGTAAAAATAACAATGAATTTTTTGTAGCTTCAGATGCTTCTCCTTTTATTGAATATACTAAGGATGCAGTCTATCTGGAAGACGAAGAAATGGCCATTATTAAACTCAATAAAGAAATTAAAGTACGTAAGATAAAAGATGACTCTCTTGTTGATACAAAAATTCAGGAGCTACAATTAAGCTTAGAGGAAATAGAAAAAGGAGGCTATGAACACTTTATGCTCAAAGAGATTTACGAACAACCTAAAGCCATTGTAGATACCTATAGAGGAAGAATGCTTCCGGATAAGGGAATCATCAGAATGGCGGGAGTTGATAACAATTTGGAGCGTTTTTTAAATGCCGACAGGATTATTATCGTAGCTTGTGGCACCTCCTGGCATGCGGGATTGGTTGGAGAATATTTGCTGGAAGATATGGCAAGAATTCCGGTAGAGGTAGAATATGCTTCGGAATTTAGATACAGAAATCCGATTATAACATCAAACGACATTGTAATAGCCATATCACAATCGGGCGAAACAGCAGATACACTTGCCGCCATTAAATTAGCAAAATCCAAAGGAGCTTTTGTTTTTGGAATATGTAATGTTGTCGGATCTTCTATAGCAAGAGAATCACAAGCGGGAGCTTATACACATGCAGGACCTGAAATAGGAGTTGCATCTACAAAAGCTTTTACAACACAAATTACCTTATTGTCTCTCATCTCATTAAAATTAGCAAGAGCTAAGGGAACGCTTTCTCATTCTACATTTCATATGTACTTACAAAAAATGCAGCTAATCCCGGAAAAAGTACAAAAACTGTTGGAAATTGACGAAAAGGTAAAAGAAATTGCAGCAGTTTTTAAAGATGCCAAAAATTGCCTGTATCTGGGAAGAGGATTTAATTTTCCGGTTGCTTTGGAAGGTGCTTTAAAATTAAAGGAAATATCATATATCCATGCGGAAGGCTACCCCGCTGCCGAAATGAAACACGGCCCCATAGCGCTAATAGATCAGGATATGCCCATTTTTGTTATAGCAACAAATAAAGGACACTATGAAAAAGTAGTAAGTAATATTCAGGAAATTAAATCCAGAGCAGGAAAAATAATAGCTATTGTAACAGAAGGAGACGTAACAGTTAAAGAAATAGCAGATTATGTGATTGAAATACCGGAAACAGAAGAAGCACTAACCCCATTGTTGACGACAATTCCCTTTCAGTTACTATCCTACCATATAGCAGTGATGTTAGAAAAAAATGTAGACCAACCCAGAAACCTGGCTAAATCAGTAACCGTGGAGTGA
- a CDS encoding helix-turn-helix domain-containing protein: MTSFGHFIKAEREKREWTQTDFGAKIGINSSAISRIENGTQKFSVSKLKKLSEIFEIDLQKIRDLLFADKFAKEAYKNHCSDNVFAVAESTAHYYKNINAKQGKLEL, encoded by the coding sequence ATGACAAGTTTTGGACATTTTATAAAAGCCGAGAGAGAAAAAAGAGAGTGGACACAAACTGATTTTGGAGCTAAAATTGGGATTAATTCGAGTGCTATAAGCCGTATAGAAAATGGTACTCAAAAGTTTAGTGTATCAAAACTAAAAAAACTCTCTGAGATTTTTGAAATTGACTTACAGAAAATACGCGATTTGTTATTTGCTGACAAATTTGCTAAAGAAGCATATAAAAATCATTGTTCTGACAATGTTTTTGCCGTTGCTGAAAGTACTGCACATTATTATAAGAATATTAACGCCAAACAAGGTAAATTAGAATTGTAA
- a CDS encoding microtubule-binding protein: MSDDFDLLETNSNEKTDKVDVNWGKAIDTMKSKLAQEDDPEMRQKILNATLDDVVHMAEKDRTSLLDAIKDLTDYQDEVGIIFEKFSSLNADEQKIIDDAQKDLERAKIKLENAEKKPDTWWNNLWGRKSKIRKAREELKEAQKVRDSADNKAKAMFQERIEKADIQTLLNELSYKSQAAVKRLKTREVEIKEVEDKLQTAIVEATKNHTKALEKKKETEAKLEEQYSLLKQARQELEEIADKQSTEYAEAIGKVTEVEQKVEELEGLRNAYTTLAASKDSFVHKHNLTIKVLTSLRSNLQTHRAKLKSDTEERLKYYDGYVVALKARTDQEFAAILEHLGVKTDEHIGETLASMHTASAKARQEMMDNIPVHEKVMQGVYSSYAEALHEIREKDTDIQKNFSDRYGIDMKQLFEDYYKTNPSTDNSHDPSEAPKPKGNTDDLLS; this comes from the coding sequence ATGTCCGATGATTTTGATTTACTAGAAACAAATTCTAACGAAAAAACCGATAAAGTTGACGTCAACTGGGGGAAAGCCATAGATACTATGAAATCTAAATTGGCACAGGAAGACGATCCTGAAATGCGCCAAAAGATATTAAATGCAACATTAGATGATGTTGTACACATGGCAGAAAAAGACAGAACCAGTTTGCTGGATGCTATCAAAGATTTGACAGATTACCAGGATGAAGTGGGGATCATTTTTGAAAAATTTTCATCATTAAATGCAGATGAACAAAAAATAATTGACGACGCACAAAAAGATCTGGAACGTGCAAAAATAAAACTCGAAAACGCAGAGAAGAAACCGGATACATGGTGGAATAACCTTTGGGGGCGAAAAAGTAAAATTAGAAAAGCCCGGGAAGAATTAAAAGAAGCTCAAAAAGTAAGAGATAGTGCCGATAATAAAGCAAAAGCCATGTTCCAGGAACGTATTGAAAAAGCCGATATTCAAACACTTTTAAATGAATTGTCCTATAAGAGCCAGGCTGCGGTCAAGAGGTTGAAAACCCGTGAGGTTGAAATTAAAGAAGTAGAAGATAAGTTGCAAACAGCTATTGTAGAAGCCACAAAAAATCACACCAAAGCCTTAGAAAAAAAGAAAGAAACAGAAGCCAAACTGGAAGAACAATACAGTTTGCTAAAACAGGCACGACAAGAACTGGAAGAAATAGCAGATAAACAATCTACCGAATATGCAGAAGCAATTGGTAAAGTAACCGAAGTAGAGCAAAAAGTAGAAGAGTTAGAAGGCCTGCGAAATGCATATACAACACTGGCGGCCAGTAAAGATAGTTTTGTTCATAAACACAATTTAACCATTAAAGTACTAACATCATTAAGAAGTAACCTGCAAACACATCGTGCAAAACTAAAAAGCGATACCGAAGAGCGATTAAAATATTATGATGGATATGTAGTGGCTTTAAAAGCGAGAACAGACCAGGAATTTGCAGCTATTTTGGAACATTTGGGCGTAAAAACAGATGAACATATCGGGGAAACACTCGCATCCATGCATACGGCTAGTGCAAAAGCACGTCAGGAAATGATGGATAATATCCCTGTTCATGAGAAAGTCATGCAAGGAGTCTATAGTAGTTATGCCGAGGCTTTACACGAGATTAGAGAAAAAGATACCGATATTCAAAAGAATTTTTCAGACCGTTACGGAATAGATATGAAACAGCTTTTTGAAGATTATTATAAGACAAATCCTTCAACTGATAATAGCCATGACCCTTCGGAAGCTCCAAAACCTAAAGGAAATACAGACGACTTATTATCCTGA
- a CDS encoding AAA family ATPase, with the protein MEQNPTFPIKKSELNILRDEASSYIKSIQWQQSQRAKNKDKNAKNESILLYLSRANSGSSVAVTSVSKTILALKKRLLPDSVALPLYLNQTLYAVQEGLTVGLWIKDSFYDSSGLSGLSERRDTLDSSGKRAFESKMHTATAFILFSAAYHMLYHLKPHASDDLSVMEQKFAGIPEVSLLSPLKGVACSLFYYDKYLGHPEIIKSDKDVIDFTVVYFEALTDEIQLRKSSLEYTETIEDRTYKLEGSDFTISGWNNVFSGTAVSIEFNKIQFEQIVGNRDAKHFARRLTERMLSYDFEAKKNPFQELGGFMPAFMGYGIPGTGKSMLIAAIATRLKEHCDHLEIPFLFHPMPDTLISTFQGGSAEKMVAWMKPMQDPTKLIFAPIDDAENNLQERTAQGVSAGVKEVIGVFLRYTEGAYAVNYGNSSIGLFTNLPEMLDKAVISRVQGRFKIDGARTTHDFLDQDYLWWSKLDKTMPDFVNMKNPSNYTFLQDQGLAKNMGDILNTVEKPVEERVLQAYDKAEARHKTDEHAFYAALYKEIQTIFPFFSSRDIRNIQSAISLRLTDFDLEQDWFNNPEIYFKQNYETKYQMLRELMKSNMKGLNFSEIRRQEVVHYLDNVATIADTDFKRKVEARVTQLHIDMEAREKFEKL; encoded by the coding sequence ATGGAACAAAACCCAACATTTCCGATAAAAAAATCAGAACTGAATATACTCAGAGATGAAGCATCATCTTATATAAAAAGTATACAATGGCAACAAAGTCAACGCGCAAAAAATAAAGATAAAAACGCAAAAAACGAATCTATTTTATTGTACCTGTCAAGAGCAAATAGCGGAAGCAGTGTAGCGGTTACTTCAGTTTCAAAAACAATATTAGCACTCAAAAAACGCCTGCTACCCGACTCTGTTGCACTTCCTCTATATCTGAACCAAACCTTATATGCAGTACAAGAAGGGCTTACAGTAGGCCTTTGGATTAAAGATAGTTTTTACGACAGTTCCGGTTTATCCGGATTAAGCGAACGCAGGGATACATTGGATTCAAGTGGAAAACGAGCGTTTGAGAGCAAAATGCACACCGCTACGGCGTTTATACTATTCTCAGCAGCATATCATATGCTGTATCACTTAAAACCACACGCTTCCGATGACCTGAGTGTAATGGAGCAAAAGTTTGCCGGAATTCCGGAGGTATCGCTTCTATCACCTTTAAAAGGGGTGGCCTGTAGCCTGTTTTATTACGATAAATATCTGGGACACCCGGAAATCATAAAGTCAGATAAAGATGTTATTGACTTTACAGTAGTCTATTTTGAAGCGTTGACAGATGAAATTCAACTGCGAAAAAGTAGCTTGGAATATACGGAAACCATTGAAGACAGAACGTACAAACTTGAAGGCTCGGACTTTACGATTTCAGGTTGGAACAACGTCTTTTCGGGAACAGCCGTTAGTATTGAGTTTAACAAAATTCAATTCGAACAGATAGTAGGAAACAGAGATGCAAAACATTTTGCAAGGCGGCTGACCGAGCGTATGCTAAGCTATGATTTTGAAGCTAAAAAAAATCCGTTTCAAGAGTTAGGCGGATTTATGCCTGCATTTATGGGATATGGCATCCCGGGAACCGGAAAGAGCATGTTGATTGCCGCCATAGCCACACGCTTAAAAGAACACTGTGATCATTTGGAAATTCCATTTCTGTTTCATCCTATGCCGGATACTCTGATTAGTACATTTCAAGGAGGCTCTGCAGAGAAAATGGTAGCTTGGATGAAACCAATGCAAGACCCGACCAAACTCATTTTTGCACCGATTGACGATGCCGAAAATAATTTACAAGAAAGAACCGCACAAGGAGTTTCTGCAGGAGTAAAGGAAGTCATAGGAGTATTCCTGCGCTATACCGAAGGAGCCTATGCAGTAAATTATGGAAACAGCTCGATAGGCTTGTTTACCAACCTGCCGGAAATGTTAGATAAAGCAGTGATTTCCAGAGTGCAAGGCAGGTTTAAAATCGATGGAGCAAGAACAACACATGACTTTTTAGATCAGGACTATTTGTGGTGGTCTAAACTGGATAAAACGATGCCTGATTTTGTAAATATGAAAAACCCGTCAAACTATACGTTTTTACAAGATCAGGGGTTGGCTAAAAATATGGGCGACATTTTGAATACTGTAGAAAAACCCGTGGAAGAACGCGTTTTGCAAGCCTACGACAAAGCAGAAGCCAGACACAAAACAGATGAACATGCATTCTACGCTGCTCTCTACAAAGAAATTCAGACTATTTTTCCGTTTTTTTCTTCAAGAGATATACGTAATATACAATCCGCTATTTCTTTAAGGTTGACAGATTTTGACTTAGAACAAGACTGGTTCAATAATCCGGAGATATATTTTAAACAAAATTACGAAACAAAATATCAAATGCTTCGGGAACTTATGAAATCAAATATGAAAGGATTGAACTTCTCTGAAATCAGAAGACAGGAAGTAGTGCACTATCTGGATAACGTGGCAACCATTGCAGATACTGATTTTAAACGGAAAGTAGAGGCAAGAGTAACCCAATTACATATTGATATGGAGGCAAGAGAAAAATTTGAAAAATTATGA
- a CDS encoding aspartate 1-decarboxylase: MLVEVVKSKIHRVKVTGADLNYIGSISIDLDLMGAANIIEGEKVQIVNNNNGERLETYVIPGKRGTGEITLNGAAARKVAVGDILIIIAYAYMDLEEAKNFNPALVFPNETTNTLA, encoded by the coding sequence ATGTTAGTTGAAGTAGTAAAATCAAAAATCCACCGAGTTAAAGTAACAGGAGCCGACTTAAATTATATCGGCAGTATTTCCATAGATTTGGACTTGATGGGTGCTGCTAATATCATAGAAGGTGAAAAAGTGCAGATTGTCAATAACAATAATGGAGAGCGGCTGGAAACTTACGTCATTCCCGGCAAAAGAGGAACGGGTGAAATTACTTTAAACGGAGCGGCTGCCAGAAAAGTTGCCGTAGGGGATATTCTTATAATAATTGCTTATGCATATATGGATTTAGAAGAAGCTAAAAACTTTAACCCTGCATTGGTTTTTCCAAATGAAACAACAAATACTTTAGCCTAA
- a CDS encoding glycogen synthase: MKDKRILYVSSEVIPYLPETEIASTAFNVAKNTHSNGVQTRIFMPRFGVINERRHQLHEVIRLSGMNLIINDMDMPLIIKVASIPRERMQVYFIDNDEYFKRKAIFTDEDDALFTDNDERAIFFVKGVVETVKKLNWAPDIIHVHGWMASLLPLYLKEYYPEEPLFTGSKIVTSIYNKGFEGSLNKKLIDKIRFDKLPEHKISELSKPNYINILKNAIVNSDAVVYGSTEVDEELSSLIESENKLALHYNPEDYLEPYLGFYKEIISAN, encoded by the coding sequence ATGAAAGATAAGAGAATATTATATGTTTCTTCCGAGGTAATTCCCTATCTGCCTGAAACAGAAATAGCGTCAACTGCATTTAATGTAGCGAAAAACACACATTCTAATGGAGTGCAAACGAGAATATTTATGCCTCGTTTCGGAGTTATTAACGAAAGAAGGCATCAATTGCACGAAGTGATAAGGCTCTCGGGTATGAATCTCATTATAAATGATATGGATATGCCTCTTATTATTAAAGTAGCCTCTATTCCCAGAGAAAGAATGCAGGTATATTTTATTGATAATGATGAATATTTTAAGAGAAAAGCCATTTTTACTGATGAAGATGATGCGCTTTTTACTGATAATGATGAAAGAGCTATCTTCTTTGTCAAAGGAGTTGTGGAAACGGTTAAGAAACTAAACTGGGCACCGGATATTATTCATGTACACGGATGGATGGCTTCTTTACTTCCTTTATATTTAAAAGAATATTATCCCGAAGAACCTTTATTTACGGGGAGTAAAATAGTTACTTCCATATATAATAAAGGGTTTGAAGGCTCGTTAAATAAAAAACTAATCGATAAAATTCGGTTTGATAAATTACCTGAACATAAAATTTCAGAGCTTTCAAAACCAAACTATATAAATATACTAAAGAATGCTATTGTAAACTCTGACGCTGTTGTTTACGGAAGCACGGAGGTTGACGAAGAATTGTCTTCTTTAATTGAAAGTGAAAATAAACTGGCTCTTCACTATAATCCGGAGGATTATTTGGAGCCTTATTTAGGCTTTTATAAAGAGATTATCTCTGCAAATTAA
- a CDS encoding pantoate--beta-alanine ligase — protein MYICKTKNHLINHLSSVKIQNLSIGFVPTMGVLHLGHLSLIKASKRNNHVTVVSIFINPTQFNNKKDFTDYPLTIDQDIELLKKEQCDVLFLPSVHEMYGNSIVAKCFNFEGLELEMEGKYRAGHFDGVSTIVKLLLEIVQPDVAYFGEKDFQQLQIIKKLVEKQQMSVQIRGCPTHREEDGLAMSSRNLRLSKKQRSEAPFIYATLKKVTHLFKEKPVGEIVLWVENQFQNNSFLKLEYFTIADATTLQEISNKESAKKYRAFIAVFAGEVRLIDNIALEA, from the coding sequence ATGTATATTTGTAAGACAAAGAATCATTTAATCAACCATCTCTCAAGTGTAAAGATTCAAAATCTTTCCATAGGTTTTGTCCCTACTATGGGCGTACTCCATTTAGGACATCTTTCCCTGATAAAAGCATCAAAGAGAAATAACCACGTCACTGTAGTCAGTATTTTTATTAATCCCACTCAGTTTAACAATAAAAAAGATTTCACCGATTACCCTTTAACCATCGACCAAGATATTGAGCTCCTAAAAAAAGAACAATGTGATGTTTTATTTCTTCCTTCAGTACATGAAATGTATGGCAACAGTATTGTGGCTAAGTGTTTTAATTTTGAAGGGCTAGAGCTTGAAATGGAAGGGAAATATAGAGCAGGTCATTTTGATGGTGTTAGCACCATTGTAAAATTACTTCTTGAAATTGTACAGCCCGATGTAGCATATTTTGGGGAAAAAGACTTTCAACAACTGCAGATTATAAAAAAACTGGTTGAAAAACAGCAAATGTCTGTTCAAATACGCGGATGTCCTACCCATAGAGAAGAAGATGGTTTGGCTATGAGTTCCAGAAATCTTAGATTGAGTAAAAAACAACGATCAGAAGCTCCATTCATTTATGCTACCTTAAAAAAAGTAACACATCTTTTTAAAGAAAAGCCTGTTGGAGAAATTGTGCTATGGGTTGAAAATCAATTTCAAAACAATTCCTTTCTAAAATTAGAGTACTTTACAATTGCCGATGCTACTACCTTACAAGAAATTTCGAACAAAGAAAGCGCTAAAAAATACAGGGCCTTTATTGCTGTTTTTGCAGGAGAAGTACGTTTGATAGACAATATTGCACTGGAAGCTTAA